In one Polycladomyces subterraneus genomic region, the following are encoded:
- a CDS encoding SGNH/GDSL hydrolase family protein: protein MAQPFVYTALGDSITAGYNAPRRLGYAHRLTKRLKHQGLPTNLYTICKKGWTSGDLLQASARFSTRLAIRNAQLITVYIGGNDLIFAHVKYLLSRNPKVFSQVITTYGNNLQHLYKRIRRLSSAPIFTLNLFNPFPFSALPNTWVPVLNQMTTDVSAQWDITVVNIYELFQGMEPLLIDGYQTGRLENYVPIITRNPVHPNERGHELIAQELWETISI, encoded by the coding sequence ATGGCACAACCTTTTGTCTACACCGCATTAGGCGACTCCATCACTGCTGGTTACAACGCACCCCGCCGCCTAGGATACGCGCACCGGCTGACCAAACGGTTGAAACACCAGGGACTGCCGACCAATTTATACACTATCTGCAAGAAAGGGTGGACGAGTGGGGATTTGCTTCAGGCGTCCGCTCGGTTCTCGACCCGTCTCGCCATCCGGAATGCCCAACTGATTACGGTGTACATCGGAGGCAATGATCTCATTTTTGCCCATGTCAAATATCTGCTGTCCCGAAATCCCAAGGTGTTCAGTCAAGTGATCACCACCTACGGAAACAACCTGCAGCATCTGTACAAGCGAATCCGCAGGCTATCCTCTGCTCCCATTTTTACCTTGAACCTCTTCAATCCGTTTCCCTTTTCAGCATTGCCCAATACCTGGGTACCCGTACTCAATCAGATGACGACCGATGTGTCCGCACAATGGGACATCACCGTCGTCAATATTTATGAATTGTTTCAGGGGATGGAACCCCTATTGATTGACGGATACCAAACCGGCCGGCTGGAGAACTATGTGCCCATCATCACCAGAAACCCCGTACACCCCAATGAACGGGGACATGAGCTGATCGCCCAGGAACTGTGGGAGACGATCTCGATTTAG